CTGAGAAGGGAGTATCCACCATGTGGAATTCAGCGGCTCATGGAATACCATGGTGTTATGTGTGTTCAGCATTGTTATTAAGATGGTGTTTAGGAGGCAGAAGATTTCCAATGGCAGGGAGAGTTGAAGAGCTTCATCCATAATCTCTTAGCTCTATTGACCTCAACTGAATTGTTTTCCTGTAAGAAACAGATAATTCCCACCCCACTTAAACTCGTTTCAGATCAGAAAAATAATTGAGATCTTTCctcaatttatttaacaaatccaGGATAACCTAAATACTAAAGACAGTATGAAGACAAGAAAACTGCAAAGCAAATCCagcagcattttaaaagaataagttCGATGAccaccagggctccttggagaggCAGCGCTGTGCCCAGAAAGGGCTTGGGCTCTGAGTGAGGCTGCCAGGGTTCAAGCACTAACCATGCTTCCCAGTGATGGGACCTTGGGTTTGCTATGTAACCTCTCTAAGTGTTGGTTTCCTCCTTTGTGAAACGGGAATTATGATAGAACCCACTTCCTAGGGCTTCTGTAAAGATTAAGAAGGTCAGTCTTATACAGCACTCACAGTAGTATCTGCAAATAGGGCCTAGAGACACATGCCATTTGAGCAGCATCAAAGGCAGCCATGCCGTGTAGTCTGGACAATTCTCTTTAACAGACAGAAGTCTCTACTTTTACCACTTTATTGGGAAACCAGGACTTTTTGCAGAGCCTTCGCTGATCTGGAATCAAATAGGGAATGTTGGAATCTTCTTATGTTTTGTCAGCTTTTCCTTTTGTGTACACATAGCAGTATTCTCAACCTAAGAAATCTCTTCACAAAATTCTATCCTGCAGCTCTCAGCAGGGCACCAGGACACCCGTGGCATTGGACCACTCTGTCTGTGGCCTGGTATGCTTGCACGTGTTGGAAGGGTTGTTTGGGTATATGTGAAGCCCCCATCCCATCTCTAAGAGTAAAGTTGCGCATTTCCGCCCTGGGCTTGTCCCAGAAGTCACTGTGCATCTCTCACTCGTGCTGTGTAGTAAAGATCCCTGGGGACTGCAGGTCAGAGTTTTAGGGATCAGAAAAACAGGAGGTCCAGAAACTATTGCCAACAGCCAGGATATCTGGCCAGGGGTCTTTTTGCTCAAGTAACAAAGCGTGTTTGTAGTGTTAGATCTTGCATGGCAGACCCAGCCACGGGCTTAACTTAATCAGAGcataagaggaagagaaaagaaacagtcaaAAAGAATaacccactagaaaaaaacatttgaactCACTTTTGGGGAAGGATTTTCCACAAAGAGGAGAAGAATGTTGTTCTATGCAGGTGTCACCATGAGCTCCAAAGGCTGACAGAGCAGTGACCCCTTGGGAGCGGCAGGGTCATGCTCTATGGCTCTGACCACTAGGTGGTACCTCAGGCGGGTGGCCCGGAAAAGAGCAAGCTGTGGGATGGGGGGACAGACTCTGGGTGGGAGGGGGCGGCGACAGGGAGGCGGGCCTGTAGGCAGCATAAAGGCAAGGGAGTGGCCACGGAGGCTCAAGCTGCCTTTGCCTCAGTTCAGAGGAGTCCCTGTCCGGGGGTGATGGCATTTAGCCCCTGGTGCTGTCACAGCCGTGGATGCCAGGTGCCCAGGCTGAGCCAGTGTCCCAAGCCAGGGGCCCAAGGGCTGCCGTGCAAGAGAAGAGGCGCGAAGGAGAGCACTGGTAAATAGCCAGACTTTCTATTCACTTAAAATTGCCTTGAAAGGAATGCAAAATCATGCCAAATCTACTTGTAGAAGAGAGCTAGTTGAATATTTAAACAGCTTGATATGAtgtttaatataataatataattggTTGCTATCTCTGATATACTCTGATAACTAGACCTAATTAACAAATGATTAcagtttaataaatacttattattgATGATGAGAATGGTGACAGAAATTTTAACTCTTTCCCTAGATGTGCTCTGAGTTTGGAGAGCAAAGGCTTTTTGAATATAAATCATGGGAGAAAAATTAGGCAGCAAAGGAGGGACTATCTTGCTCTCGAACTTGGTAAATTTCAATCCCTTGTTTCTTCATGCCAGACATATGTGGAACTTAGAAAGCTACCAGTCAGACTTTGTGGAATTTCAAATGCAGAattcagagaaaacatttcttgAGGGGAAAACAGCATCCTGTGTGGCTCAATTTTAACATGAATGTGCAAGCTAAATTTATGAATTGAAGACAGTAACTTTTATATGTGGTTATGCTCAAGTTAACGGGTCAACTTGGTTACAATCTTAGTTACAAAACAGAGACTGAATTCTAGTGGATTTTAGAAGTGTGAGAACAAATGTTAAGAATGCAACTGTCTGTCTCTCTTAAGAGAATATGGGCCCATATATCCTTCAGAAATCTGAGCTCACGTGAGCAAATGCAGTGCAGGAGCCTTAGGAATGTGAAAATCAGGAGACTGGGAGGGATTTTGTAGGTTGTGAGTtggggacacttttgagagtgaactTGGGCCCCAGGCCAACAAGCATAAAAAGTGAAGCTGTCCTGGGCACACTGAGATGTGTGGTCACTCCGTGAAGAGGTATGTAAAAGAATGGAGCTTAaaggaaggagggcagaggaggctggTGGAGATTCTGAGCCTGCCTGTGGGAGAGACACTCTTCCAGGAGTCAGGGATACAAGGCAGACGGGGCACGCTGGCCTCGCCCTGTGCATTGAGTCCATGCTGCCCTGTTCTTAGGCTGTGCTTGCTTTTAGCACGCTACTGTACTTTTTCGGTAGAGTGTTAACCTCTCTGGGTCATGAATTAAAACCTGTTTTACAGTAAATTTGCTGCCAGAAGAGGAGCAATGAATActtcatttcatcttcatttcttgGATCTCAACCTGAATGCCACAGAAGGCAACCTTTCGGGGCCAAATGACAAGAGCAAGTTTTTGCCATGTGAAGAGATGGGCATCGCTGTGGAGGTGTTTCTGACTCTGGGTCTCATCAGCCTCTTGGAGAACATCTTGGTCATAGGTGCCATAGTGAAGAACAAGAACCTGCACTCTCCCATGCATTTCTTTGTGTGCAGTTTAGCAGTAGCTGACATGCTGGTGAGCATGTCCAATGCCTGGGAGACCATCACCATATACTTAATAAATAATAAGCATCTGGTGATGGCAGAAACCTTTGTGCGTCACATTGACAATGTGTTTGACTCCATGATCTGCATTTCCGTGGTGGCCTCCATGTGCAGTTTGCTGGCCATTGCAGTGGACAGGTACATCACCATCTTCTATGCCCTGCGCTACCACCACATCATGACAGTGAAGCGTTCCAGGGTGATCATTGCGTGCATCTGGACCTTTTGCACAGGCTGCGGTATTGTTTTCATCATTTACTATGAATCCACTTATGTCGT
The nucleotide sequence above comes from Equus asinus isolate D_3611 breed Donkey chromosome 7, EquAss-T2T_v2, whole genome shotgun sequence. Encoded proteins:
- the MC5R gene encoding melanocortin receptor 5; its protein translation is MNTSFHLHFLDLNLNATEGNLSGPNDKSKFLPCEEMGIAVEVFLTLGLISLLENILVIGAIVKNKNLHSPMHFFVCSLAVADMLVSMSNAWETITIYLINNKHLVMAETFVRHIDNVFDSMICISVVASMCSLLAIAVDRYITIFYALRYHHIMTVKRSRVIIACIWTFCTGCGIVFIIYYESTYVVICLISMFFTMLFLIVSLYIHMFLLAQTHVKRIAALSGYSSVQQRTSMKGAVTLTMLLGVFIVCWAPFFLHLILMISCPRNLYCSCFMSHFNMYLILIMCNSVIDPLIYAFRSQEMRKTFKELICCHGFRMACRFPSRY